GTCTGATGAATTAGCTAGTAGAATTATTGAAAAAACTAGCGATTTAATATCAATAGATAACGATTGGGGAATAGACCATGGTACATGGTCTGTATTATGTAGAATGTTTCCAGATGCAGATATTCCTGTTGTTCAAATAAGCATCGACCATAACAAATCATTTAGAGAGCACTATGAAATTGGAAAGATGTTAAAATCATTTAGGGATGAGTCTATACTGCTAATTTCTAGCGGTAATGTTGTTCATAATCTTTCACTTATAAACTGGGGGATGGATAATGGATATTCTTGGGCTCAGGAATTTGATGATTATATTAAATCAAATATTCTTTCTAAAAATTTTGATGACGTAATAAATTATAAGAATGCAGGAAGCTGTGCAGAGAAAGCATTTTATACTCCAGATCATTATATTCCATTGCTGTATATGCTAGGCTCATGCGACTTAGCTGATAACATAAAAGCCTTCAATGATAAATGTCTCATGGGTGCGATGTCTATGACGGGATATATAACTCAGTAAAAGTTATATGAATTAATTAAACAAAAATAAAGCCCTTTAAATATGAACTCATTTGCTAAAAGTTAAATTTTGAATTAACTTTACCAAATGAGCTCAATTAAAAGGGCTTTTTTCTTTATTGAGTTACTATCTTTATTACCTCATCAAGTGAAGCATTACTAGGTATTCTAAATGTACCAGCTTTAATTTTTGTTTCAGCA
This is a stretch of genomic DNA from Acetoanaerobium sticklandii. It encodes these proteins:
- the ygiD gene encoding 4,5-DOPA dioxygenase extradiol; the encoded protein is MKMPVIFVGHGSPMNAIEDNEFTKTWEELGRSLVKPAGIVVISAHWYTKGSYTSNELDPKMIYDMYGFPKELYDLKYPVKGSDELASRIIEKTSDLISIDNDWGIDHGTWSVLCRMFPDADIPVVQISIDHNKSFREHYEIGKMLKSFRDESILLISSGNVVHNLSLINWGMDNGYSWAQEFDDYIKSNILSKNFDDVINYKNAGSCAEKAFYTPDHYIPLLYMLGSCDLADNIKAFNDKCLMGAMSMTGYITQ